ACAGCACAGGTCCACCTCACCCTGCAGCTGCACCGAGGGCCAGGTGATACTAGGATGTCTTCTCGGCAGCTCGTTCTGGATGGAGTATGGCGACCAGGCTTTTGAGGGACCAGTTTCTTCATCTGCTAAATCAGGCTTCGGTCACATCCTGTCCCTCCCAGGACTAGGAGAGCCAGAAGAAACATGGCTGTGCACCTGGTAGTGGAAATAAGGGGTGAGTGTTATCTATCAAGGGATTGTACTGGCATGGGACCAAGGGGCAGTAGGAGAGGAAAGCTAAGCCTTTGGTGTTAAAAAGGTCCCAGATTGGGgtaaagagacaaaaaaaaaaaaaaaaaaaaaaaaaaaggcagcaaaCTGCAGGGCAGAGGTCATTCTGTCAATAGACCAGGATGTAGGGGCTGAGGCCAGGCAAGAGACCCCATGTGTCTACTATGGCTGTCCAGGTGGCTTTGACTGACCCCCATTCTTTACGGGATCCCCAAACCTGGGCGCTTGTACAGGGCAAAGGGCCAGAGATCCTGAGAGAGGAGCTACTAGAATCAGACTCTCTTCCTGAGTATTAATTAACAAGGGTGTGGAATCAGAAATCAGAAAGCCAGATGAAGGCAGAAGTAGCAGGTAGGGGACTTCAGTCCTGtgtctcccacccagttcctcaGCCAATCCTCAGGGTTGTCAGTCCATGCATGGGAACCGGTGGGCCCGCCTCTTTCCCCGGAATGGAGGTGACCTTTAGTGAGCCCCAGGTACCCAGTTATAACCTCCTTTGCCTTGGCTAGCTTGGGTAGGAGGCTAGGAACCAAAGATCTTCAGGGTCAGAAGGACCCACCAAACCAATCCGGATTCAGACAGAAGGGTATGCGAGAAAGAGAGACCCACGTCCTGCACTTGTTTATTCATTCAACGGGGGACGGACATTGATGGGGACCACTCTGGCGTATAGGTAGATGGAGCTGGCTAGGGGAAGGGGTGTGACATAAAAGAGGGTTTCATGTACTTGCTGGGTGAGATCTTGGGGCTGGCAGAGACACAACCAGGGGATGTGCCAGGCATCACGTGTCCATGCATCCTTTGGGGGCTCCGCTGTGCAGACCCCAGGTGCGGGCCTCCAAGAGCCAGCTGAGAGGGTACTGTCACTGTCATTTCACCAATGGCTGGAACACGAGTCTGTGCTTGAGGAGGCCAGGTCACTTGGTGCTGCAGGATGCCACCGTGCTTGCCACGAAGTAACCGTGTACCAAGTCGGGCCACCCTACTCCTGGAAGTCTTTCTAGGGTTTCAGGATGTGAACTCACATGCTCGCGGCAGACGATGAGGTCACGGGTGCTCTGCGCTCCCCACTCCCATCTGCTTTGGGGGAAGCCAATCACAGAGACGGCGGCGACGGACGGCTTCTCTCTGGTGGACTAGACCAGACCTCACTCTCTGCTCTGAAGTTTGCTTTGGCTTCACGTGCTAACCCAGTTTCCTCAAGTCCCACAGAGGTGCACGATGCTTCCAGACTGCAACTCAATAGATCACCGCTGCCAGACGCCCGGACACGGTCTGTGTCGAGGGGCTACTGCTTATCACGGTGTGAGAACACTCACGGCCCTGAGCCCTAGTCCCTGACAGATGAGCCCTGACAAAGGCTGACGTTCCTTTGTACTTCTACCATtccaccccatctctctctctctctctctctctctctctctctctctctctctctctctctctctctctctctctccatacaggACTGGACACCCCTGGCCTGCCCCTTAGCCCCTCAAACCTCCAGTCCTAAAGTTTCAGGTTCATAAGCTCTTATAACACCGCACTCTGAAATTCTCTGGTTTAGGAAGCCACTATCATCTTGAGGGTGCCCAGCCTCAAAGAACTCCGGCTGTTGGAGGAGTACCGGAAAGATGAATGGCCCAGGAAGACGAAGTGCCCCACTCCTCCGTGCCTCAGTGTCTTTACCTGTCCGGGGGTGGGGACCAGTGATGAACACCCCATACACTTCTGTAGAACTGCTGTGGAGTGTGTAGAGCCATCTGCAGTGAGCTAAACAGATGTTCATCACACCACCCCAGACAGGATTCAGGACAGGCCGTCTGGGTCTGTTCCTCTAATCTGCATCTCCCACTGGCAGACTTGGCCCTGTATTAATTGAGCAGCTTTTGGGGCTCTGTGCTAAGCACCAAAGACAGGCTAGCTAGGCACAGTGCTTCCTGTAGGGCTGAGTGGCAGTGTGGGCCATGTGGGGCCTATTTGGACAGTGTCCAGAGACAGGAGGGAGAAGTCGTGAGCCCAACACTGCAGCACCCTCAGCGCCTCGCTTTGGGGCTACAGATAGTCAAGCCTCTTCCGCATCGCCCCCTtgtggtgggagggaggaccTGATCTTGCATTCCTCCCAGTTTGGGCTGAGGATGCCACCTAACTGGGGACAATGAACTTGCACAAGCATGGTAACAGGGTAATATTTCCCAGGCCTCACCCGCTGAGTCAGGGGCCCGCCTCTGACCCTCCTTGCCAGTGCCCTATGGCTTCCACAAGTCAGTCCCAATgctggctggtggtggtggtggtgtgtgtggtcCATGCAAGCTCAGGTGGGGGCAGCGCTGGCTTCTATCATCCTGCCTGGGCCTCAGGGGACACCGCAGCCAGTGCTGCCAGTGCTGCCTTCTGGATTCTGTAGCCACTGTCTGTgagcgcatgtgtgtgtgtgctcctccctcccccttcctagCCTCCCTTGAGACTCATCTTCCCTCTGTGCAGTCAGTGTCTCCTCAGCTCCAGGCCATTTCCCACCCAATTTGCCTGTGTGTGTCATAAAGCCCTACAGTTCCTGTTCCTGAGAATCTGGGCAAGCCCAGCAGCAGGGTGCCTTCCCCACCCTCCCAAATCCAACAGTGACCTATCTCTGTCactggaggaaatggaggcagaaagTCACATCAGCTCTAGCAGCAGACGGAGTTCAGGTTTGCTTAGAACCGGGAGGAAGGTCCCCAGGATGGACCTTTGTGTCCTGAGCTTTCACCACTGGGAAGCTGGAAAGTAAAACATTCAAGATGTGATGACCAGTGGGATGTGGTGACCAGCAGGATGTGGTGGCCACTAGGACTCTCCATAGGTAGTCTCACTATGTGGACATTGGCCAGCATGCTGACCCCTGGGCTGGGTCAGCTTCAGGGGAGTCCTCAGTGGCACATGAGTTGGGGTACTAGTTAGAGAGCAGGGTAAGGCTCCCAGGGACAGCTACACTGCATGAAAAGATGTGTGTCTCCTAAATCTGGGCTAGGCTCTCCGGAGACTTGATACCCAGCAGTTTTCTTCAGCCACAATAGACTTCACAGGCAGTCACCTAGGACTTGGGCTGACTCCCCGTACATTTGTCTCCTGATAATTTACCAAGAGACAGAAGGACGTAGGAGCTGCCTATGGGACTTGGGAAGTCGGCTGGAGTCTGCTTCCCTGTCACCTGCCGTCACCCTACTAACCTGCTCTGACCTGCTTCTGATCCCTTCCTGACAAGCCCAGAATAGTTCTGGCCAGTGTACAAGCCACACAAAATGTATCACAGGTCATCTGTCCCTGCCAGCCTCAAGGCCCAGCAGCCGGTGTGTGGATGAGGGCCTGTAGTAGAGGTGAAGGGGCCTGCTGCTGAGATGGGGCTGGAAATGAAGCCGTAGCTAGCGACCCTTGGCCAATGGCTATCCAGGCAGCAGCTCTGGCAGAGTTCCTCAGACACGAGGAAATGACAAAGGGCTTCCTCACACGGCTTCCAATTTGCTCTGGGAAGCCGCTGGACTTAAGAAACAGCTCTGTCGAGCCTTTCTCCGCTTCTAACCAGTTCATTATCTTTTCCCCCTCTAGCAGACCTATCCTCTACTGGGTagactgaggcagggtcttgatGCTATGAAGGTAGCATTTGGCTACTAATTCTATCAAATCAGTGTTCCTTGACTTGATTGGTTGCCCCTCTCCCATAAACAACACTCTCTTAGATGCCCCTGATCCTGGGAAGAGGAGGAACCCAGCTTGCCCCACTCCCAGCTGGGCACATTATAGATCCACACCTCGGCCTACTGAAAATGAGCTTGGAGTGAGGTATGTGGATGCCACCAGTCCTTTCGTAGATAGCCAAGGGACCTCGTGGTAGCTGGGAAGTCTCAGAGGGAAAAGGGTTGGGTGGAGAGAATGGGTGAGAGGGGGCAACTGTGTTGTAAGAGTGTCGCGTTTAAGTGGATCTGGCTCCGGGGGCAAAGCTTTACAGCAAGCTCCAGAGCATAGCTATGAGTGCCGGGACCAGGGCCAAGGTCACTGGGGTAGCAAAGCCAGCACCATTGCAGAGGTAGTACTGGCAACAGGAGGTGGCAGATGCATGCTTAGAGTAGCCATCGTACACGGTTTCAAAGCAGCTGGGAACACAGGACTTCCTCACTTTCATCCGGTACGGGGTGAAGTCTGCAGGGGACAGACACAAGGTTACAGTGTGAGGATCAGTGTGAGGATAGCTCCATCTTAGCTTGTCCACCAGGGCAGGTAGAAGCCTCCCTCCAGGACTCACACGTCCGCGTGGTCATACAGTAGGTGGCCATGGCTGGGCAGCGCATGGGTTTGAAGCAGTTTTCTCCATTGTAGGCACACACGTGACACTCCAGAGCCTGGGCTGTGGATCAGAATGGGGATCAGAGAGCAGGAAGAAATCATTTTCCTGCCAGTCAGACCCCAGCTGTCTCCAAGCAACCTCCCCCTCCCACTGGGCGCCAGAGAGATCAGGACATCCAGAAGTCAAAGAGAATTCTGGCCAACCTGCCCTCACTGCACTGTCCCAGGGTCTCTCTCACCTCTGTCCACCTTACCCACAGGCAGGCCTATCAGAGCCACCAGGAACACTGTGAGCAGGTGGGTCATGACGGAGCTGGGAGGACAGTGCCGGAGTGAACAGGAGGGCAGCAGCTGGTCCTGGATCCAACTCAGCCCAGGGAAGGAGCAGGGCACAGAAGCCCCACTTGAGCTCTTCGTCTCCTAGTGGTAAAGCAGCCCTGCACAGATGATGACAGAGACTTGTAGTGACAGCTGGGCTGGGGCAGGCACAAGAGTCTCCCAGCTCAGTGGGTGTCACTGAATTCCAGTCAcctggaggtgggaggagggagtgaGATATGGAGCATTCCCACAGAAGACCAAAAGCAAGCAAAAAGCAAGGGTGGAGGGAGctaaagaaggggaggaaggagaaggaatatTAACGAAAATCAGGGGGCCCCAGGGTCCTTGAATGCCAAACACAAAGAGAACTTCACCCAgggcgtctttttttttttttttttttttttttttttttttttttttttttttttttttttttgcaggggtCTTACGGAGACTTGGCACGCAGTCTCTTCCTGGCAAAGCCCAGAGTGCCAGAGGCTCGCCAAAATAAGACGGGAACCCACGTTTGGACTCTTCATGGGGCAGGGGTCCTTTTCGCGTTTGCTCTCACTGCAGGAAAGTCCACCCAACCCCCTCGCGCAGAAAAGTGTAGAATGCTGTGTGGGAGGGGCCAGACGATGCTTGCCGGATGCTTGCCCAAGACAGAGCTCTGTAGGCTGGGTCTGGTGTTTGGGACTGTTGGAGGGGGATGTGGACTAATATTCTCCTCCCTGTCTACAGACTCGGGCCGGCACCTGCTGTAGGGATACCAAAATACCCTCCCGGAAGACAACCCATCCTTTATGACCCATTTCCTAGGTGCCAGCCCAGGATGCTTAAGTCCTGAATCAGGCCAGGCCTGAGGCTCAGCTGAGCCTGCCCCCTCTCGGGGAGCTCCGCCCGAAAGATTGCAGTCTTGCTTGGGGAGGACTCCCGGGGCAGGCTGGTTGAGGAGTGACCTCGCCCTTGCCCTTCACCACCACGATCCCTATCGTCATGGAAACTCACCCGTGGCCGC
This portion of the Apodemus sylvaticus chromosome 17, mApoSyl1.1, whole genome shotgun sequence genome encodes:
- the Lynx1 gene encoding ly-6/neurotoxin-like protein 1 isoform X2, translating into MTHLLTVFLVALIGLPVAQALECHVCAYNGENCFKPMRCPAMATYCMTTRTYFTPYRMKVRKSCVPSCFETVYDGYSKHASATSCCQYYLCNGAGFATPVTLALVPALIAMLWSLL
- the Lynx1 gene encoding ly-6/neurotoxin-like protein 1 isoform X1 gives rise to the protein MTHLLTVFLVALIGLPVGKVDRAQALECHVCAYNGENCFKPMRCPAMATYCMTTRTYFTPYRMKVRKSCVPSCFETVYDGYSKHASATSCCQYYLCNGAGFATPVTLALVPALIAMLWSLL